From the Nodularia sphaerocarpa UHCC 0038 genome, the window TTTTTTACGAATTGTCAAAAAAAATATAATATAGCATCAAAAGGCTTATATGTGCCCAAATGGCATTTCAAAAATGTACAAAAAGCGACATTTTGCAATTATTTATTTGTCATTAACCACACAAATTAATCTGGTATTGATGCCAAATCACGCATCTAATAAAATATCCACATAACAAATATACAGCACATTTCATTTTGATGAGGTATATAAGGGCGGGCAAGATGCCCACCCCACAAGAGTTTCACTATATGTACTTCATATACCTGCAACCTGCTGTATTTATTTAATATTTCAAATGATTTGATCTCTTTACCAATTCCATCAGAAATGAATTTGTAAATGCTCTGATTTTTATAATAGATAGAGATATTTTGATTTTAAATATTCAATTAATTGGTACAAAGGTTGGGAGTATAAACCCGCCCTGTACAATTAATTATTTGGGGTAATTTTCCTGAATATCATCTAACTGTTAATAACCAAAAGAGGGAAAGTAATATTACACTCATCATCCCAATTAGATGTTCAAACTGCTCAAGAACACGGGGTAAAGTCAGTACATACCGTTGGAAAATTAAAAAATGCGCTAACCAGCCAATAGCTATAATTATCAATGATTTGACGACATTGAGAATAGTATATGCCTGGAAATAAAAGATATTTGTAGCAATCAAAGCCAGGATTAATAAGATGATTGGAGTCCATAAACCATGTCTGATTTCTGTTTCTTGTCCATGAGGTAGAAAGAGAAATTTGGCATACACAATTACTGTCCCTGTAGCGCCAATGTTCATAATTATGGTTTGCCAAGGTAGTAAATTATCCAATGTCAAGATTTTCGCGCCAAAACCAATGAATAAAGGACAACCAGAAATTGAGAGACAGGGGATAAGTAGAGCTATCCAAAGTCGAGTATCAATTGATGTAGCTTTTAGTTCCTGAAAGTTACGGCTAGGGAAGTTACCCACTATGAAAAAAATCGCTGATTTAGCCAAACCATGAGCTAGTGCATACATACCGCCGACACCGGGTGCAGCTAGTATCCAACCTAATTGAGCAATGGTGCTAAATGCTAATGTCCGTTTGGTATCCTTTTCTGTGATGGCATAGACTGTGCCTAAAAATATTGTCCCCCCAGCGAAGATTCTCAGTATGGGATCAATCTCGTTGAACATCAGAACACAACGAGCTAGGGGAAAGATTCCAGCTTTTTCTACAATACCCGACAGTAAGGCTGATACAGGTGTTTCTGATTCGGAGTTAGTCAATGGAGACCACAATCCTGATATAAAGACTCCACCTTTGGTTAATAGTCCCACAAAAATCAGGGCGATCGCCTCAGTCGGTGCTGTGCTTAAGCCTGTAAAAGCAAACGAACGATTACTTTGATACAGCAATACCGTACCCACTAGATAAAACAGCATTGCGGTATTACTGACAAACATATAACGTAATGCTATCCAAATCGAGCGATCGCTTCTGGGGTAAGATACCAATAAAAATACCGCGATCCCAATCACCTCTAAAGCCACATATAAACTGATGAAATCCGCAGAAATAAAAGCAGAATTCACACAACCATGCAATATAATTAGCTGCGTATAAAAAAAAGCAGATTTACCAATATTCCAACAGTAGACAATGACCGCTATCGTTACCAAAGCATTTGTTAATATAAAGTAGCCACTCAACTCATCAATCATGAGAGAAACGCCGAAATTATCCAGCCAAGTGAGTGTAAATGGCAACTCAGTTAAAAATAACTGCAATGCATATACAGTTGAAAAAATAGCTACAGTTAAGGCGATGTAGCGATCAAATTTGGGTATCAAATAAATTATCAACCCAAAAAACAACGGTATGAGAACCCAGGCAATGGTAAGATTAATCATTGACTATTGAACATTATGATAACCAGGTAAGTTAAGCGACGTTAACTTAATCAAAAAAGTTCAGGAATGCGTTGTTAATTGACCAATTGTGAAACCGCAAACTCGTAGCAAATAAGGACAGAATAGAATTTGTTTCTGTAGTAGCCTATCGCTGAAGCAAACAACCTCAGCTATATCTGTCGCATATATTTTTGAATTGGTCTAACTTATTCCTAGTCTAAATCAACCTCAAAAGTTTTTCCTTCTACTGTTACTTTGTCGCCTAATACTAATTTTCGTCCTCGTCGGGTTTCAACTGTGCCATTGACTTTTACAGCACCATCAATAATCATTAGTTTGGCTTGTCCTCCAGTTGAGGTGACACCCATAAACTTTAAGAATTGGTCGAGTTTAATCATTTAATTAATTTGGGTAAAAAATAGTTTATTGTCTGTTGAATAATTCAGCCTCTGCTGAAGATGGTTGGTTATTGGCTATGCTTTCAATATAGTTATAGGATTAAAACTGGAAAATGAAAAGATATTGGCAAGTATTAAGGTTATTTTGGAGTACTGCGATCGCAGCTGAGATGGAGTATCGCCTCAATTTTCTCATAGCTACTCTCAGTAGTATGGGTAATCTCGCAGGCAGTCTTTTCGGACTATTCTTATTTTACCGTACTGGCTACACCTTTACCGGCTGGTCATGGTCAGCAGCTTTATTAGTTTTGGGAATCTTTACCTTATTACAAGGCTTTGCAGCCACCTTTCTCGCCCCAAACCTGAATCGCATTGTTCGCCACGTCCAAGAAGGGACATTAGATTTTGTCCTACTTAAACCTATCCGCAGTCAATTTTGGCTTTCTACCCATACTTTGTCACCTTGGGGACTACCAGATTTAGTTTTTGGCAGTATTATCATTGGTTACGCAGGTACAAACCTCGGTTTGGGAATCAATAATTACCTGATGAGTGCATTGCCGTTATTATTCGGCTTGGCAATCCTTTATAGCTTGTGGTTTATCCTGGGTGCAACTAGCATTTGGTTTGTAAAAATATACAACGCCACAGAAGTTTTACGAGGTTTGTTAGAAGCTGGCAGATACCCTATGGTAGCCTATCCCACCGCTTACCGCTTTTTCTTTACCTTTGTAGTTCCAGTGGCATTTTTAACAACTATACCAGCAGAAGCGATGCTGGGTCGGGGTCAAGTTAATTGGACAATAGGTGCTGGAGTTTTAGCTTTGGTACTGTTTTGGGTTTCCAGTAGTTTTTGGCGGTTTGCGTTGCGTTTTTATACAAGTGCTTCGAGTTAAGGCGAGAAGTGTACAAATCAAACATTATTATAAATTACTGTTGACCCAAGTTTTGAAATTACGCATAGCTTGACTTCTGCCAATAGTTAAACATTGCTGAACATACTCATTAATTAATTTCACAATCGGGATATTAGGAAAATTAGGACTAGATAGCGCTTTTATATATTTTCCTTCCTGTAGCACAGAAATTTCTAAACCTTCTTTTGTATATCGCCAAAGTTCAGCAACTCCCAAAATCTCATAGTTATCAAATCGAGTCCGGGAAGTAATATCAATTTCAATGGCTAAATCTGGTGGTGGGTCTACAATTAAATCAAGACGATTTTTACCAATTACAGCAGCTTGGTTTTTAATATAAAAACAAGTGTCTGGTTCCACAGCTTGCAGCATTCGTTCATTTTTTAGTGTGGTAGAACCAAAAGGTTCAAAATCAATTGAAAGTTTATCTAGCAAGGTTTTAACTAAATCACCAATATATTCTTTATCCTTTTCGTGTTCAGGTAAAGGAACCATAATTTCTAGCCAACCATCACTATAAGAAATACGTGCTGCACGTTTTTCTCCCATTTCTGACAAAATATTTTCTAACTGCTGCCAACTAATATCTTGTAGCAACATTTCTTGTCCTGGTTTGACGATAATCTGTTTTAGTTCTAAAAGCATATCGACCTCAAATAGTGGGTGTAAATATTATTTTAAATCCGGCTTTGTAATTTAGGCGACGATGCTCTGCTCCGCAAAAGGCGATCGCTCAACCATCATCGTCTTACTTAAATATCGCTAAAATCCGTTAAAATCAAGACTTAGGGATTATGGACAGGGAGAGACAAGGGTGCCTACACTGGGAGTTAACATTGACCACATCGCCACCATTCGCCAAGCCCGGCGGACAGTGGAACCAGACCCCGTAGCGGCGGCGGTACTGGCAGAATTAGCGGGTGCAGATGGTATTACAGTGCATCTGCGGGAAGATCGGCGACATATTCAAGACAGAGATGTGCTATTGTTACGGCAGACAGTGCGATCGCATCTCAACTTAGAAATGGCCGCTACAGACGAAATGCTAGGAATCGCCCTCAATATTAAACCCGATTACGTGACCTTAGTCCCCGAAAAGCGGGAAGAAGTCACCACAGAAGGTGGATTAGATATTGTCGGACAAATTGCTAGAATAGGAGAGATAGTCGATAAATTGCAGAGCGTTGGTATTCCAGTTAGCTTATTTATTGACGCGCAGCCAGCACAAATTGAAGCATCTGTCAAGGTAAAAGCGCAATTTATTGAACTACACACCGGACAGTACGCTGAGGCCAAAAACGAAACCAATCGCCAGCAAGAACTAGCCATATTAGCTAAAGGGTGTGAACAAGCAATAAAAGCGGGCTTGCGCGTTAACGCAGGTCATGGACTCACCTACTGGAACGTTTATCCCGTAGCTGCACTACCAGGAATGGAAGAACTGAACATTGGTCATACCATAATCAGTCGCGCCGCATTAGTCGGAATAGAAAGAGCCGTCCGCGAAATGAAACAAGCAATCACAGTGAACAGTAATCATAATTTAGACTGATAACTGAAAAAGAGGGGTTGTAACTGCGAAATCCAGAAAATTGGAGTTAAATCTTTCAGCAAAAACTTCTATGACCTCAACAGAATCTAACAGCCTCCCCCTTTGGGTACAGCACAGAGATAAAGTACTAGAACAGAGTACTGATATCGAATGGCGGTATGGCAAGTTTCCCGATTATACCCGTTCCAACGAAAACCTGGCTAAAGAAAGTACACGAAATCATCCTCAAGGTTCACTAGAAGCCATAGTGCAGAACTTAGTGAGAACCTTTGATGTAGAAGCGAACTTCAAAACCAACCCCCAGCAATGGATATCGGTTGTAAATGAAAAGTTCCGCATGAGTACTAATGGAGGTCCGAGCTACACAATATCAGACTTAGTTGAATCCGGGACTTACAAACTCTTAATTGGGAATACCCAACATTACAAAGCTGCTGAGGAAAACTTTGAAACATCCACAAGCCTATTCCACACAGCATTTCCAGAAGGATTTATGTGGGAAGTGCTAGAAGTCTTCTCAGCCCCCCCCACCGTGGCCTTTAAGTGGCGACATTGGGGACATTTTAAAGGCGCATACAAAAACAACGCCCCCACAGGAGAGACAATAGAAGTGATTGGCATGAGCGTTGTCCATGTCACCGAGGACTTGAAAATCCTTTCCTTGGAACACTACTATGACAACACCAAGTTTTTAGAGAAGCTGACAGCAAGGGGACAACAACAAACTGGGCAACAAAAGCAGAAACAACCAAATTTTTGGAGTTTTTTCCAACAATTATGGAATTGGCAAGAAAAACCCAGAACAGGCGAAGCAAAAACCAGTGCTTGTCCTTTTAGTGCTTTCATGAGGTAATTCTGGTTTAATTATTTTTTAGGGGTACAGGATGTAGCACTGTACCCTTAAATTATTGAATAGTAAGCAAAGGTTTAAAAAAATGAAAACATACTATTACGCTTTGGCAAGTCAACAATTCTTAATCCAAGAAGAACCAACCGCAGAAGTTCTGAAAGAACGCACACGTCACTACCATGAACAAGAAAAAGAAATTGATTTTTGGTTAGTGAAGCAGCCAGCTTTCTTAGAATCACCTGAAATGGCACAAGTAAAAGCGCAGTGTCCTAAACCAGCAGCCGCCATTATTTCCACCAATTCCCAATTTATTACCTGGCTAAAACTGCGATTAGAGTATGTAATTACAGGAGAATTTCAGGCTCCTTCCCAGACAATATCAGATCCTCTAGCATCCCTCACATCAGTGTCTTAACAAGTTCGTAGTAAGGACTTCAGTCCTTATCTTCTAATACCATTTCTTTGTGAAGAACCGTGGCGAATTTCCTTCCTTCTTTTTGTAGTTAGCGTCCTTAGTCGTATGTGCCGCGCGCACGCTTCCCTTTAGCGGTTCGTTCATCTTAAATTGGTATAAGCACTAAAGTGCTTACTACAAACTCTCAAAACGAAAGTAAGAAATAGTAAACTTCGCCAGCGACGACAATTGGGGGCGGGTGAAAAACCTGCCCTGAAATTAGCGGAACAAAAAAGGCATTTTTAAAATCTTTGGAAAAAATCCAATTTATGCGACCCAATTTTGTGCAGAAATTTGATACTTTATCTAGTGCATTAGCACTTGCAGCCGCAGGCTTGATAGGTAGCATGACGAATGTCACCGCCCAACAAAATGTTCTTGTTTGTCAACCTCCCCGCCCTGGGGAGTATCTTTTGCTGGTAGTTAGTCCCACAGCAAGTAGTCAGAAACAGCTACGTAGTGCCTTACCAAACGAAATTCAAGCTACAACTTGCCAATATCTCACTGATACAGTAACGCGTATAGGCGGGTTTAACAGAATTGAAGATGCCAATCGCTGGGCGACATATGTAAATAATATTGTCGGGTTATCTGCCACCATCACAACAAGACCGACAGCAGCTAATGCCACACAAGCACCAACTCCACCTCAGACAATCAGCTTTAATCCCCAAGTACTAGGAGATGGCTATGCTGTATTGGTAGAGTACTTTAACAAACCAGAAATGGCCAATAGTCTCCAACAAGTAGTGGGAGGTAACATAGGTTTTGCTTCCTACGGACAACGCCCTTACTTACTGGCAGTTTATACTCGCAACCAACAAGAAGCATACAACACACTGCAAAAGCTCAACGAACGCGGTTTTTTTGCCGTCCTCGTAGATGGAAGTAAGGTCATGTTACTGCGTTCATCTGTGCGCTTATGAACTAGTAAGCATACCGAGCTAACCAATATATGGTTATACCCAAAGCCGAACCAGCTATCACCTGCACTGGTGTATGTCCCAATAATTCCTTGAGACGGTCTTGGCTAAAGTCTGGTTTTTCGTGGAATAATTCATCAATCATTTGATTGAGAATTCGCGCTTGCTTACCAGCAGCTTGGCGGACTCCGGCGGCATCGTACATGACGATGATGGCAAAAACCGTAGCCAAAGCAAACTCAGGCGATGCCCAACCAATACTTTGCCCTACACCAGCCGCTAGAGCTGTAACCAAAGCTGAATGGGCGCTGGGCATACCTCCTGTTGTCACTAAAACACGGACATTCAGTTTCCGATGTTTGACTACTTCAACTACAAGTTTCAATACTTGAGCAATTAAACAAGCTACCAGAGCAACCAACAGCACCCGGTTATCTAAAATGTTGCCTATGTCCTGCATGGTGTTTTGGTTAGGTTAGTAAATTTAGCAGCAATTATTTTCTGAGGAAACATTTCAATGCAACCCAAAATCTCCAAGCCAAAATTGACCTAGTGATTGCGACTGGTGATATAGTGAGCCAGCGCCTGGAGTGGTTGTGCCAATTTGCCAAATGTTTCCAATTCCTTACAGGCTGCTTCCACTAGCTGTTGAGCTTTGGAGCGTGATTCTTCAATTCCCCAAAGGCTGGGATAAGTAATTTTTTTAGCTATTAGGTCTTTACCAGCAGTCTTACCTAATTGCTCCTGCGTAGCAGTGATATCCAGGATATCATCTATGATCTGAAATGCCAGACCAATGTTTTGAGAATAGCGAGAAAGTCGTTGGATATTTTCTGAAGATGCTCCGGCGATAACGCCCCCACAAACAACACTAGCTTCTAAAAGGGCGGCAGTTTTGTGGTTATGAATAAAATTCAGGGTTTCTAGAGAAATATCTGTCTTACCCTCTGAGTCTAAATCAACCACTTGACCACCCACTAAGCCCGCAGCACCCAAGGCTTTGCCGAGACGGGCTATGACTTGCAAAACTCGCTCTCTCGACACGTTTTCCGGGGTTTGAGTGGCAACAAACTCAAAAGCGTAAGCCAATAATCCATCACCAGCTAAAATTGCAATATCTTCACCATAAACCTTGTGATTTGTCAACCTCCCACGACGATAATCATCATTATCCATTGCTGGCAGGTCGTCGTGAATTAACGACATTGTATGAATCATCTCCATAGCACAGGCTGTGGGCATGGCCATGGAAATTGTGCCGCCAATCATTTCACAGGCAGCAAGGCAGAGAATGGGGCGCAGACGCTTACCTCCAGCTAATAGCGAGTAGCGCATGGATTCATAAATCTTTTCTGGATAAATGACGGGAATAGCTTCATCCAAAGCAGTTTCACAAAGCTTTTGCCGCTCTTTGAGATAGGCGGTTAGGTTCAAGGTGGCTTCCTCTTTGATTTTCTGGAGGTTATCAGCTGCTACCATTCTTAAAATTCCTTCAATTTTAGGCTGTTGGCTGTTTATCTTATCCGTCACAATTTTAAGATGCTCTGGCGCGCAAAAAGTCAAATAATTTGAGATTTTAGATTTGGGATTTGAGATTGACAATCTAGGGGCTTGAGGATTTTCGATTGATTCTACAGATAAATCTGGGGGCTTGTACCATTAAGGCACTATTGGTCATGAGTTAGGAGTGAGGAGTTAAAAATTTAGAATTCATAACTCACAACTAAGTAAGTAAGCATGAATAAACCAAACTATGTTACGACTCGTAAACAGGACCCAAACCCTGACTAATGACCAATGACCAATGACCAATGACGACCCTAGCTAGTTAACTTTATTTACCCTGACCTACTTACTTCGCCTTTTTCAAATAGCTGGCGAGTGTATTTTGCAATAAAATGGCAACTGTCATGGGACCAACACCACCAGGAACTGGAGTGATATATTCTGCTACACCAGCAGTTGATTCCCAGTCAACATCGCCGACTAAGCGACTTTTGCCACTGGCATCTGTTACACGATTCATCCCCACATCTATCACAACGGAGCCTGGTTTTACCATCTCGCCAGTAATTAATCCTGGACGACCGACAGCCGCAATGATTAGATCAGCATTCTTGGTGATCTTACCAAGGTTGAGCGATCGCGAGTGAGCAATGGTAACAGTAGCATCAGCTTCCAGTAGCATCAAGGCCATTGGTTTACCTACTAAAATACTGCGTCCCACCACCACGGCGTGTTTTCCCTGCAAAGGAATTTCATATTCCTGCAATAGCCGCATCACACCATAGGGCGTACAACTGCGTAAACCAGGTTCTCCCCGCACTAACCGCCCTAAGTTGACTGGATGCAGTCCATCAGCATCTTTGTCTGGGTCGATTTTATTCAGCAGGGCTACAGCATCCAAGTGGCTAGGGAGAGGTAACTGCACGAGAATACCATCCACACGTTCATCTTGGTTGAGTGCAGCAATGACTTCCTCTAGTTCCCCTTGGGTGGTTTCTGTGGGAAAATGCTTGCCAAAAGAAGCAATACCGACTTTAGCGCAAGCTCGTTCTTTGTTACGTACATAAGCAGCTGAGGCTGGGTTATCCCCCACCATTAATACAGCTAAACCAGGCGATCGCCCAATTTTTGCTTGTGTTTCTGTAGTTATAGCTGAAAGTTCTTGATGAATTTTTTCAGCTAAAGCTTTACCATCGAGAAGTTTGGCAGTTTTTGTTTCCATTAGAATCCCTACAAGACTCGCCTTTAGTCCACATTTGCTGTCTTTTGCAGCCAAGTCAACAGTCATAAATAACTTTTGCCTATTGACTATGAAGGCGTTGCTGCTTAGTGCCTTAGCGTCTTTCTATCTACAAGACTATACTCATATTATTTATCTTCTCAGATCAACTGCCTCATCGGAACGCGAAGGAATGAAATATAAAGGGTAATGGGAAATAATTCCCCTCATCTCCCCAAATTTACGAACTGGAACTAAGTTCATGCAACCAACAAAAAAATTTCACCTTTGCAGTATCATTCCTTACCGTCAGGGAATTGCTTTGTTACTTGTCGCGGGTCTTTCTAGTTGTAGTTCCTTGACAATACCGAGCTTAAAAGCTGGTAATTTGAGCATTGGGAGCAATGTCACCCGGATTCAGGAAATTAAACCAGAAACAGACCAAGAGACTATCGTTTACGTCCAAGGTAAAGTAGAAAAGCAAGTTCCCTTAGTTAAGCAATGGGCATATCAAATTAATGACTCCACTGGTAAAATTTGGGTGATTACTCATCAACCCAATCTTAAAGAGGGGGAGCAAGTGGTAATCAAGGGTAAAGTTCGCTACAAGAGTATTTTCTTGGCTGATCAAGAGTTTGGGGAAGCTTATATAGAGGAAAGTTAAGATTTTTAGGATAAATTACTCGTATAAATTCATGAATGATCAACCAGTTCATGTTGCGATCGCAATTCTTTACCAAGAAGACAAGTTTCTCATGCAACTGCGAGACAATATCCCTGGTATTCGCTACCCTGGTTACTGGGGGCTATTCGGTGGACATATCGAACTTGGTGAAACTCCAGATATCGCCGTGAAGCGGGAAGTTATCGAAGAAATCGGCTATACCCTACCATCATTTGTAGAATTCGGTTGTTATGCAGATGATGCTGTTGTTCGTCACGTCTTTCATGCACCACTCCTAGTCGAATTAAACCAACTTGTTTTAAACGAAGGCTGGGACATGGGATTAGTAACACCCGAAGACATTCGCCAAGGTAAGTGTTATTCACCCATCGCCGATGAAATCCGACCTTTAGGCACTATACATCAGCGCATCATGCTGGATTTCAT encodes:
- the folD gene encoding bifunctional methylenetetrahydrofolate dehydrogenase/methenyltetrahydrofolate cyclohydrolase FolD — encoded protein: METKTAKLLDGKALAEKIHQELSAITTETQAKIGRSPGLAVLMVGDNPASAAYVRNKERACAKVGIASFGKHFPTETTQGELEEVIAALNQDERVDGILVQLPLPSHLDAVALLNKIDPDKDADGLHPVNLGRLVRGEPGLRSCTPYGVMRLLQEYEIPLQGKHAVVVGRSILVGKPMALMLLEADATVTIAHSRSLNLGKITKNADLIIAAVGRPGLITGEMVKPGSVVIDVGMNRVTDASGKSRLVGDVDWESTAGVAEYITPVPGGVGPMTVAILLQNTLASYLKKAK
- a CDS encoding RNA-binding S4 domain-containing protein, encoding MIKLDQFLKFMGVTSTGGQAKLMIIDGAVKVNGTVETRRGRKLVLGDKVTVEGKTFEVDLD
- a CDS encoding ABC transporter permease; its protein translation is MKRYWQVLRLFWSTAIAAEMEYRLNFLIATLSSMGNLAGSLFGLFLFYRTGYTFTGWSWSAALLVLGIFTLLQGFAATFLAPNLNRIVRHVQEGTLDFVLLKPIRSQFWLSTHTLSPWGLPDLVFGSIIIGYAGTNLGLGINNYLMSALPLLFGLAILYSLWFILGATSIWFVKIYNATEVLRGLLEAGRYPMVAYPTAYRFFFTFVVPVAFLTTIPAEAMLGRGQVNWTIGAGVLALVLFWVSSSFWRFALRFYTSASS
- a CDS encoding divergent PAP2 family protein; translation: MQDIGNILDNRVLLVALVACLIAQVLKLVVEVVKHRKLNVRVLVTTGGMPSAHSALVTALAAGVGQSIGWASPEFALATVFAIIVMYDAAGVRQAAGKQARILNQMIDELFHEKPDFSQDRLKELLGHTPVQVIAGSALGITIYWLARYAY
- a CDS encoding NUDIX hydrolase yields the protein MNDQPVHVAIAILYQEDKFLMQLRDNIPGIRYPGYWGLFGGHIELGETPDIAVKREVIEEIGYTLPSFVEFGCYADDAVVRHVFHAPLLVELNQLVLNEGWDMGLVTPEDIRQGKCYSPIADEIRPLGTIHQRIMLDFISH
- the crtE gene encoding geranylgeranyl diphosphate synthase CrtE; the protein is MVAADNLQKIKEEATLNLTAYLKERQKLCETALDEAIPVIYPEKIYESMRYSLLAGGKRLRPILCLAACEMIGGTISMAMPTACAMEMIHTMSLIHDDLPAMDNDDYRRGRLTNHKVYGEDIAILAGDGLLAYAFEFVATQTPENVSRERVLQVIARLGKALGAAGLVGGQVVDLDSEGKTDISLETLNFIHNHKTAALLEASVVCGGVIAGASSENIQRLSRYSQNIGLAFQIIDDILDITATQEQLGKTAGKDLIAKKITYPSLWGIEESRSKAQQLVEAACKELETFGKLAQPLQALAHYITSRNH
- a CDS encoding ester cyclase; the protein is MTSTESNSLPLWVQHRDKVLEQSTDIEWRYGKFPDYTRSNENLAKESTRNHPQGSLEAIVQNLVRTFDVEANFKTNPQQWISVVNEKFRMSTNGGPSYTISDLVESGTYKLLIGNTQHYKAAEENFETSTSLFHTAFPEGFMWEVLEVFSAPPTVAFKWRHWGHFKGAYKNNAPTGETIEVIGMSVVHVTEDLKILSLEHYYDNTKFLEKLTARGQQQTGQQKQKQPNFWSFFQQLWNWQEKPRTGEAKTSACPFSAFMR
- a CDS encoding Uma2 family endonuclease, which gives rise to MLLELKQIIVKPGQEMLLQDISWQQLENILSEMGEKRAARISYSDGWLEIMVPLPEHEKDKEYIGDLVKTLLDKLSIDFEPFGSTTLKNERMLQAVEPDTCFYIKNQAAVIGKNRLDLIVDPPPDLAIEIDITSRTRFDNYEILGVAELWRYTKEGLEISVLQEGKYIKALSSPNFPNIPIVKLINEYVQQCLTIGRSQAMRNFKTWVNSNL
- a CDS encoding pyridoxine 5'-phosphate synthase, whose translation is MPTLGVNIDHIATIRQARRTVEPDPVAAAVLAELAGADGITVHLREDRRHIQDRDVLLLRQTVRSHLNLEMAATDEMLGIALNIKPDYVTLVPEKREEVTTEGGLDIVGQIARIGEIVDKLQSVGIPVSLFIDAQPAQIEASVKVKAQFIELHTGQYAEAKNETNRQQELAILAKGCEQAIKAGLRVNAGHGLTYWNVYPVAALPGMEELNIGHTIISRAALVGIERAVREMKQAITVNSNHNLD
- a CDS encoding cation:proton antiporter codes for the protein MINLTIAWVLIPLFFGLIIYLIPKFDRYIALTVAIFSTVYALQLFLTELPFTLTWLDNFGVSLMIDELSGYFILTNALVTIAVIVYCWNIGKSAFFYTQLIILHGCVNSAFISADFISLYVALEVIGIAVFLLVSYPRSDRSIWIALRYMFVSNTAMLFYLVGTVLLYQSNRSFAFTGLSTAPTEAIALIFVGLLTKGGVFISGLWSPLTNSESETPVSALLSGIVEKAGIFPLARCVLMFNEIDPILRIFAGGTIFLGTVYAITEKDTKRTLAFSTIAQLGWILAAPGVGGMYALAHGLAKSAIFFIVGNFPSRNFQELKATSIDTRLWIALLIPCLSISGCPLFIGFGAKILTLDNLLPWQTIIMNIGATGTVIVYAKFLFLPHGQETEIRHGLWTPIILLILALIATNIFYFQAYTILNVVKSLIIIAIGWLAHFLIFQRYVLTLPRVLEQFEHLIGMMSVILLSLFWLLTVR
- a CDS encoding MgPME-cyclase complex family protein; amino-acid sequence: MKTYYYALASQQFLIQEEPTAEVLKERTRHYHEQEKEIDFWLVKQPAFLESPEMAQVKAQCPKPAAAIISTNSQFITWLKLRLEYVITGEFQAPSQTISDPLASLTSVS